The DNA region GTACTGGGATAGCAGATGGCAGTGAAGGGATTTATCCATGGCCATAGTGGGGTGTAGTCACTCATGGATGATTAGCTCCTGCTTTGGGTCAGCATcccctgtctgcagcagcaaagcactgctcccaccatggccctgatgggctgagcccagcagtaAACTGGGATAAaacccagcctgggctcctAAATGCATGCCCAGACTCCTGAATATGTGACCATTCCCTCCGCAGCTGTTCAAAGACGCCTGGTTGCTGCACATGCAGGACAAcccctggaggtggcagccGCTCAAGGTGGAGAACGAGGACCACggagccccagagctgtggTGCCATCCCGCCTGCAGGGTACAGACACGGGggggtccctgctccctcacaCACACCCCCCTTTTTATTCCCTGCCCAAAATGCTCCATAACTGCTTCTCCCCAGCACCAAGGCTCCTCCTGATGTCTGTTCCCTGCTCTCGCACAGGTGGGACAGTGCGTCGTGGTCTTCAGTCAAGCTCCCAGCGGGAGAGCCCCGCTGAGCCCCAGCCTCAACTCCCGCCCGTCTCCCATCAGCGCCACGCCGCCCGCCCTGGTGCCTGAGACGCGGGAATTCCGCTCCCAGTCTCCCGTCAGGAACACGGACGAGGCTCCCTGCGTCAACGGCCGCTGGGGCACCCTGCGGCCCCGCAGGCAGACGCCGTCGGGCTCGCGGGAGGGCAGCCTGTCCCCGGCCAGAGGGGACAGTTCCCCGGTGCTCAACGGCGGCACCATGTCACCTGGAGCGGTGCCGCATGGTGGGGCCTCCCTGGACAGCCCCGTGCAAGCCCTGTCCCCCAGCACGCCCTCGGCCGCCGAGGGATTCGACCTCAAGGTGGGGCCGGCCCTGGCGCCACGCCGGGGCTCgctgccagagcagagggatcTGCGCCTGGcctctgtggagctgggctgggagcagaagcCCACgtccctcctgtgccagctggacGGCGCGGAGGGCAGGACAGCGGGCATGCGGAACCCCCCGGAGCACACCAACGGCATCCACACCCCGCCCCACGCCGCCCTGCCCGGGGCCGTGTCCCCCGGCGCGCTCCGCCGCAGCCTCGAGGCCGTCAAAGCCCTCTCCTCCAAAGCCACCTCGGCCTCGGCCGCGCTGAGCCCTCCCCTGGCCTCGTCCCCGGGGTCCCCGGGTGCCGAGCCGGGCTCCGTGCGGCCGAGTGCCACCCAGGGCGAGGGGCACTCGCTGCCCCCCATCGCCCGGCGCCTCGGGCACCACCCGCCGCAGTCGCTGAACGTGGGCAAGCCGCTGTACCAGAGCATGAACTGCAAGCCCATGCAGATGTACGTGCTGGACATTAAGGACACCAAGGAGCAGGGACGAGTCAAGTGGAAAGTGTTCAACAGCAGCTCCGTGGTGGGGCCGCCCGAGACCAGTTTACACACGGTGGTGCAAGGCCGAGGGGAGCTGATCATATTCGGTGGCCTGATGGACAAGAAACAAAACGTCAAATATTACCCCAAAACAAATGCCTTGTACTTTGTGCGAGCAAAGAGATAATgcggcccccgcccgccgcccgtCCTTCCATCCCTGcggctcttcctcctccttccccagccccttcccaacACGCAGGCGTTCAAACTGTGAATTAGGGAGCAGGAAACCAATAAAAGTCCAAGCAAACCCTCCAGCGCTGCCCCGGCAGTTCCCAGTAAGACCCCAGGCGAGTGAGTCGTGTTTACAGGCGGGGAAGGACCCGAGGATCCGAGGATTTGGGGTGAGCAGCCGGGGAATTCCTCTGCTGCAACCAGGATCCTCCTGGGTTTATTCTCTAAGTGTTTGTGAGTCTCAGTCTCTCCGAAATTCCTCGTGGGTTGTGAGTAGAAGTGGTTTTATAGGAATAACCCAAattgcagcaggcaggaggctgtTAGCTTGATTAATTCCATGCTCAATTCCATCAGGAAAACAGCAATATCCCTCTGGGAATCTCCCAGCGCTGCCAACCTTTGCTCGACACAAACACGatgcctttttattttgcctCTCACCTGCCGCTCTTGTCTCTGTCCTCCAGGCAGGAccaaaagaaggaggaaaggacATTTTTTTGTGTCAAAATGCCAAAAATCTTGATTATTAGcatccttcctctccctgccctgctggatcaGGCTTGGGGATCAGCCCTGATCCCCTCTGACCAGCAAAAATACTCTGAAAATCCCATTATTCCCCAAACGGAGATATCTGGCTGCCAATTCCCTTGTAGACTTAAAGGTTTCATTTCATTCAACGGCCCAAACCGTTCAAGGCCGAAGCAGCCCCTTGGAGCCCGGGAGCAGGGTGGGTTTTCCAGGGAAACGGACAGACACTGGTTAATGTGAGGGCAGCCTCGATGCAGTAACTTCACCTCATCTTTGCACGTGCCTCCTTCCGCAAAGATTAAATCCAAATCCGAAGGGATTGAACCTGTGCGTCCTTCTGGGACAACCCCTCCTTCCCCGTCCCCTCCAAGGGGGGGAAACGGGGCGGATTCTGCCAGGTTTTGGTCAACAACCTCCAGCACCCTAAAACCAGGGAGCCCTCCCCAAGCCGGCAGCGCCATGACGTGGTCCCTTCTTcctgaaatttttcttctccattcccactgagctttctgccggtcggagccttaaatcccatcccagccgCGTGGGGACGGGGAGGGATTTGCTTCACCCGCGGCGTTTCCACCTCTGTAAATAAACCCCTCGTCAAATCCCACCTCTCCCATTCATCCCAGAACGATTTGATTTGTCCtaagggaaagcaaaatgcaatttttccccccacaaaaaTCTCCAGACCTCAGGAGCACCTTGGGTGAGCTgtggaattttggaattttcATTCTCCACGCGTGGCCGCGGGGAAGGCAGTCGAGGCTTCGCCATCGATCCCCACGTCCCCTTTGCATGTTTTTTGTCATCCATTCCCAAAAAAGAGTCAAAGCCGGGGATGGATGGCGCTTTGATGTCCTTCTCCCTGCGGAGCATCCCTCCAGGGGCGCTCTTCCAGTTTACATCCTGTCCCGCTCCCGGGGTTCCCCGCCGGGAGATGCATGTTCTGTGCCCTTCAGAGAGATTCAGCCCAAATttgggtccctgtccctgaatCCCacgggagctgctggtgctgtgagCGAGGTGTCCCCCCCACCCACCGCGACTCAGGTGTCCCCCCCGTCACTCCCGGGCCGAGCGCAGCAATGGGAAGCGATTCCGGTGATATTTAAAATCTTGTGtacattttggggggtttcatGGGGGTCCCTCCCCCCCTTCCCGACAAATTTTTAGTGGtttaacaaataaaaaggaaaagaaatggatgGTTGGTGCTTTTGGGGAGGAGTGGGGTGGAAGTAACTTGGAGGGGAATTTCTTGCTGTGCTGCCGTAAGTTTGGGGGTGaaaggggggatttggggtctttGTgtaagagaagggaaatgtttgTACAGGGAATGTTGGAGCAGTGGAGGGAGGCAAAGGGGGACACAGAGAATTTGGGACACTGAAGTTTCTTGGAGCCGGACATtggggatggggactccaaagCATGTTGGGGTTGGAAACTGGGGAGCCTGTTGGAGCTGGGAATTCAAGGATCCCAAACCCTGTTTGGGATGGAAGTTTAGGATGGGATCCCAAaacctgccagggctgggaactggGGAACCCatgtcctgcctgtgctggaaaTTGTGGACTGCAGGTCCTACCAGGATTGGAAATTAGGGACAGGGACCCAAAGGCTGTCAGAGCACTGGCAATGGGGGACACGGAACCCTGTTagggatgggaactgggaatggggatcccAAAGACTGCTGGAGATGGTAATTGGGGATATCAAgccctcccagcactgggaattGGGAACCCCAAGACCtgttggggctggaaatttgggatagGGACCCCAAAGCCAGTTGGGGCTGAAAATTGGTGACgaggaccccaaatcctgccaaTGCTGGGAACTGGGGATCCCACAGCCTGTTGGAGATGGGAACTGCGGATGGGGATTCTAgagcctgctggggctggaaattgggacCCCAAGTCCTGCCAGTGTGGGAGATGCTGGAGCCCAAAGCATTCCAGTGTCAGTGATTAGGGATGAGGGAGGGCTCCAAAGCCTGGAAACACTGGCAGTTGGGAACCCCAAATCTcggcagtgctgggaactggggagggggacccCCAAATCATTCCAGTGTCAGTAACTTGGGatggggaccccccccaaaatccgcAAGGCCGGGGTCACCCACGTGTCCCCCCAACTCACCGCGCACGCGCAGCTGCGGCTGGGCGTGGTCTCCATAGCCAGTGACGTCACGGCAAAGCGGAAGCGGCCTCAGGTGAGCGGCGGCGCCGCGTCTTAAAGGGCCCGCGCGGGAAAATTGGTGTGGGGGACAAGGcatggggggatttggggggcagTGGGTCcggaaaggggaaaggggctGGGTTCCCCCTCTCTTCCTAAATGCTGTGGGGTATGGGGTCAGCTGGGGGCAGCACAGACCTAGCGGGGATGGCAGGCACCCTTCGGGGGAGAGTACAGGGACCCCGTGTGGGGCtgtgagggacacctgggaggaaggagggacactgaggggggcAGGGACCCCAAAGTGGGGCACAGGAACCGGAGAGGGGCAGGGAACCCATGGGAAGGCGGTGGGAACCTGTAGGGGGTGCAGGGACCCCAGATAGGGTCTTGGGGCCCTAGAGAGGGGTCAGGGACCGCATGGGAGGGTGCAGGGACTCCATAGGGAGGGCACAGACCCCATGGAAGGGGGGCAGACACCTCACAGAGGAGTGTCAGGGACCCcgtgggtggttttggggaggatGCTGGGACATGGGGGATGTTTTAGGGACCCGATGAAGGATTTAGGGGCCCTTGGGAGGGTGCTTGGACCCTGGGGTGGGGTCAGAAGGAGACCCCAAAGCTGCAGATGCAGTGATCCCATGGGGGAAGGGGGACTCTTCGCCGTTCCCCAGGTTTGGGGGCCTATGGCAGAGCAGGACTGGGCGCTGGAGCcgggctggctcctgtcccCCGCCGGCCGCCCCTACCTGGACTCCATCCTGCACAAGAACCAGCGGAGAGTGTTCGGTGCGTGCCCCCCCTGCGCCCCCCAGCCGGGCTCTCGGCCCCCAGAATGAccctgagcccctccccaggTCTGCTGGAgcgcccggcgctgccgcccGCGCTGGCTGTCCCCACGGTCACCTACAAACTCTTCCTGGCGGGCAGGAGCGGGGTCGGCAAGACAGCGCTGGTGGCCTGGCTGGGGGGGacccccgcgcccgccgctcaCCACGAGACCCTGGGTACGGCCGGGAAGGGACCCGGGGGTGACagtcccgctgtccccgcaggcATCGAGGCCACCCCGGCCACCACGAGACCCTGGGTACTGCCGGGGTGTCCCGGGGTGACagtcccgctgtccccgcaggcATCGAGGCCACCACGCTGTTCTGGCCGGCCAAGCCCCGCGGCAGCAGCCGCCCCGTCCTGTTCCAGCTGCACCTCTGGGACTGCGGGGACGGAGCGCTCAGGAAGTTCGAGCACCTGCTGCCCGTGAGCGGGGGACGcgttttggggtgggggacgCGTTTTGGGGCGGCGGACACCGCCAGGACGCCGCGGTGAGGGGTGTCCCCGTGCCCAGGCCTGTAAGGAGGAGGCGGACGCCGCCCTGTTTCTGTTCTCCTTCACGGACCGCGCGTCCTTCGAGGAGCTGCCGGCGCTCATGGGCCGCGTGTTGGGCCCCGGGGACCGCCACCTCGTCAGGGTGGTCGTGGGCACCAAGTATCcttttgggggtccccaaaggTCACCCCATGGCGGGGGGATTGCACCCCCGGGGCTCTCAGCGCTTGGCATCGCAGGGGCTGAGAACAGCACAACGATGGATTCCCGACTCCTGCTGATTTTCActgagtttgggggtttttttaggtgttCCTTCACAACCCCCCCACCGCCCCAGAATGGGTTCGCACCCCCAGATTTCTCAGCATTTGGTATCTCAGCAGGCTGAGAATGGGCACAAATGGTTACACCGATGGGTTCACAATTCCTGCTTATTTTTAGGGAGTTTTGCCACCCTAAAGGAGATTTTCAGGGTGTTGGTGTCTCCCTTGACCCTATTTCCCCCCCTCCAGTCAGGTTTGCACCCCCAGATTTCAAATCACTCAATTCCTTGTTAGGCTGAGAATGTGCAACTTTCATTAGACCCATGGTCCTCAACTCCCATTGATTTTTAGGGGGTTTGGAGGGGTTTCTTTGGGCCACAACTCCCACTTGttttcagggggttttggggggttttctgGATCTCCCTTTaccctgtgtccccaccccagtcAGGTTTGCACCCCAAGATTTCTCAGCAGGCCGAGAACATGCAACACTTCATTGCACCAATGGATTCACAATCCCCATTTCTCTttaggtggttttggggggatttttcaGGGTGTTGGTGTCTCCTTGACCCCGTGTACCCCTCACAATCAGGTTTGCAGCCCCAGATTGCAAACCACTCAgtccctgggcaggcagagaacACTCCCACCTGGTTACACCGATGAATCTCGGGTGCTTCTGGGGGGATTTTCCGGGGCGTTGCTGTTTCCCTTgaccctgtgtcccctccccaccccagatTCGACCTGGCCCCGCACGCGGCCGTGACGGAGGGGGACGTGCGGGCCTTCGAGGGGACGCAGGGGCTGCGGGTGCTGCGGGCGGGGGGGACGGCGGGGACCGGCGGGGTGCGAGCGGGGCTGGCCCGGGTCGCCCCCGTCCTGGACGCCCTGGTCGAGGAGCTCTGGCGGCGCGACCAAGTGACCGCCGGCATTACCACGGGGGACACCCCCACCTGAACCCCCtcttggggtgggtttggggaatGGGAGGGGTAAAAAGGTGCTTTTTTGCTAAAATCAGTGATTTTCTATGAAAAAGATAATGGGTGGCCTGTCTTGTCCAATTTGGGGggtgaggggtttggggggatttggggtactgaggatttggggtgctggggtaATGAAGATTCGGGGGTACTGAGGGATGTGGGTTGCAACGGGATCATCAGGAGGCGGgtgctgcaggatttggggtgctgcAGATCCTGAGGAATTTGAATTTCaatgggatcatggaatgggtGTGcttgcaggatttggggtgctgcagttactggggggtttggggttcagTTGGATCATGGAATGGGGTGCTGGGCCTATTGGCAGATTTGGGGTGTTGTGGACCCTGGGGGTTTTGGGCTCTGTGGGTATTAGGGgatgtggctgcagagggattATGGGAACAGGGGTGCAGGATCTAGGGTGCTGTGGGATTTGAGTTTCTTTGGGGTACTGGGGGATTTGTGGCGCTAGAGGTGAAGGGattggggtgctgtgggtgctgcagagATTGGGGTTGCTGTGGGATTTAGGGTGCTATGGAAGATGCAGGCTTTGGGGTGCTGCAGGATCGTGGGGACAGGCCTGCTGAGGGATTTGAGGTGCTGGAATTGATGGGATTAGGGCACTATGAGATTTGGGGTGCAACGGATGatccagggtttggggtgctgtgggtgatgggattggggatgctgtgggatttagggtgctgtgggtgatgggatttggggtgctgtTGGATTTGGGGTGTTGCGGGTCCATGAGGACGGTGGTGCTGAGGATTTGGGGCGCTGGGCCCCGGGGGTTCCGGGAAGCCCCCCCCAGACCggccccccccaaaccccccagtaTCGAACTGGTGGGTGGGGGGCGTGGCCGGTAGTAACCGCGTGGCCCCGCCCCCTGTTGTCATTGGCTGCCGCCACCCCGCCCTTCCCACGCCGATTCATGAATGAAAGAGgaggggggctggagggggggGTGCGTTCACCCCTTCGGGACCGGGCCCGGGGGGGTCGCCGCGGGGTGCGAGACCCCCGAACCCCCTCCAGGGCCGTGCCCCATCTAGAGGggggctcccacagccccctcccctccacccGGCCCCGTCCCACCCTGGGGCGCGCGCCCTCCCAGTGCCGTACTGGTGCGTACTGGGAGCGGCTCCTGCGCCTTTAAGAGCGGGCGTGGCCGGTGACGTCAGCAGGGCATGAATGAACAGGAGCGGGCGCGCGGCCCCGCACCCCACACCCCCCGCACTCCCCGCGGGGCCGCCGCTCGTGGGGCGcgcccgggaccccccaaaaccgcCCCGCCATGGCGGGCGCCCCGCCGGCCCtcactctcctcctcctcaccgcCCTCAGCCCCCTGGACGCCGAGGAAGGTGAGTCCCCCACTTTTCTTTGGGGGGGAGCACCCCGAAACTCCTTTTTTGCGGGCACCTCCAAGggtggggtggttttggggtaaaTTCGGGTGGTTTGGGGGGAGCTGAGGAGTCGGGGAGCGCTCTGAGGGTAAAGGGTGATGTGGGTTCCCCCTTCCTTCCGACCAGTTTGGGGTGCGGTGGGGAATCTGCAGGTGCCGGAGCGCCTTTGTGGCGGGGGGGAAAGGTTAAAATTTGGGGAGAAGTTGAAATGAGGGTGGAGAAGTTTAAATTAAGAGGGAAAAAGTTAAATTAAGGGGCGAAAGTTAAAGTAAGGGGGAGGAGTTAAAGAGGTGTGTGGGGAGATAGAAATACGGGGGGGGGGCAGCTAAAATTGGGGGACAACTAgaacagaggagaaagaaatttaaatggggagaaaaaaagctaaaatgaGGCGAAACCCAGGAGTCTGGGGCAACTTTTCCCATGACGAGCGTCCAGCCGACGCACCGGGGCCAGGTCCTGCCGGGGGCCCCCAaagaggctggcacaggggtgaAAGTGGGGGGGATTAGaaaataaaccccccaaaaaggggaaaatcacCTTAAAATGGAGCGTTTCCCATGGGTGGTGCAGGGTCGGGTAGGATCCGGCCGGAGAGCTGGAAAACAATgtcaggaaaatcccaaaaaattgcTGGGAAAAAACAAGCAGCCTCTCGGCCTCCACCTCGCAACCCTTCCCCCAGTGATTTTGGGGCTTAGTTTGGCAGGGTTGGgcaaaaggaaaggggaaaattcaCTTTTTCGTGTATGCCTGGAATTTTTTTAGGATTGAGTTTCTATAAACTCTGCCTCACGTCTTTAATCCATCATTTTTTGAGGGTAAGGTGGAAGAATCCAGCTCCAAATGCAAATAAATCAGAGGCTGGGATGGAAAATACTCCCTGAAAACTAAAAAAGGGGTAAAAACCCctaaaatgaagatttttggAAGTGctgaggggacagcacaggggtgaccctgtggcagctgtgggattttggggtgtgttCCCAAAGTGCTGTTTCCCAGGAGAGAATACTGGGAATTGAGGTTTTAAAAGTGCAT from Haemorhous mexicanus isolate bHaeMex1 chromosome 23, bHaeMex1.pri, whole genome shotgun sequence includes:
- the CPLANE2 gene encoding ciliogenesis and planar polarity effector 2 isoform X3 encodes the protein MEGGQTPHRGVSGTPWVVLGRMLGHGGCFRDPMKDLGALGRVLGPWGGVRRRPQSCRCSDPMGEGGLFAVPQVWGPMAEQDWALEPGWLLSPAGRPYLDSILHKNQRRVFGIEATTLFWPAKPRGSSRPVLFQLHLWDCGDGALRKFEHLLPACKEEADAALFLFSFTDRASFEELPALMGRVLGPGDRHLVRVVVGTKFDLAPHAAVTEGDVRAFEGTQGLRVLRAGGTAGTGGVRAGLARVAPVLDALVEELWRRDQVTAGITTGDTPT
- the FBXO42 gene encoding F-box only protein 42 — protein: MASSSDSDDDGFMAVDAEDAAVEGTMEQEDEPHAELEVEEPRPSSRSMLELPEEVLEYILSFLSPYQEHKTAALVCKQWYRLIKGVAHQCYHGFIKAVQEGNIQWESRTYPYPGTPITQRFSHSACYYDPNQSMYVFGGCTQSSCNAAFNDLWRLDLNSKEWIRPLASGSYPSPKAGATLVVYKDLLVLFGGWTRPSPYPLHQPERFFDEIHTYSPSKNWWNCIMTTHGPPPMAGHSSCVIEDKMIVFGGSLGSRQMSNDVWVLDLEQWAWSKPSISGPSPHPRGGQSQIVIDNETILILGGCGGPNALFKDAWLLHMQDNPWRWQPLKVENEDHGAPELWCHPACRVGQCVVVFSQAPSGRAPLSPSLNSRPSPISATPPALVPETREFRSQSPVRNTDEAPCVNGRWGTLRPRRQTPSGSREGSLSPARGDSSPVLNGGTMSPGAVPHGGASLDSPVQALSPSTPSAAEGFDLKVGPALAPRRGSLPEQRDLRLASVELGWEQKPTSLLCQLDGAEGRTAGMRNPPEHTNGIHTPPHAALPGAVSPGALRRSLEAVKALSSKATSASAALSPPLASSPGSPGAEPGSVRPSATQGEGHSLPPIARRLGHHPPQSLNVGKPLYQSMNCKPMQMYVLDIKDTKEQGRVKWKVFNSSSVVGPPETSLHTVVQGRGELIIFGGLMDKKQNVKYYPKTNALYFVRAKR
- the CPLANE2 gene encoding ciliogenesis and planar polarity effector 2 isoform X2, producing the protein MEGGQTPHRGVSGTPWVVLGRMLGHGGCFRDPMKDLGALGRVLGPWGGVRRRPQSCRCSDPMGEGGLFAVPQVWGPMAEQDWALEPGWLLSPAGRPYLDSILHKNQRRVFGLLERPALPPALAVPTVTYKLFLAGRSGVGKTALVAWLGGTPAPAAHHETLGIEATTLFWPAKPRGSSRPVLFQLHLWDCGDGALRKFEHLLPACKEEADAALFLFSFTDRASFEELPALMGRVLGPGDRHLVRVVVGTKFAAPDCKPLSPWAGREHSHLVTPMNLGCFWGDFPGRCCFP
- the CPLANE2 gene encoding ciliogenesis and planar polarity effector 2 isoform X4 gives rise to the protein MAEQDWALEPGWLLSPAGRPYLDSILHKNQRRVFGLLERPALPPALAVPTVTYKLFLAGRSGVGKTALVAWLGGTPAPAAHHETLGIEATTLFWPAKPRGSSRPVLFQLHLWDCGDGALRKFEHLLPACKEEADAALFLFSFTDRASFEELPALMGRVLGPGDRHLVRVVVGTKFDLAPHAAVTEGDVRAFEGTQGLRVLRAGGTAGTGGVRAGLARVAPVLDALVEELWRRDQVTAGITTGDTPT
- the CPLANE2 gene encoding ciliogenesis and planar polarity effector 2 isoform X1 encodes the protein MEGGQTPHRGVSGTPWVVLGRMLGHGGCFRDPMKDLGALGRVLGPWGGVRRRPQSCRCSDPMGEGGLFAVPQVWGPMAEQDWALEPGWLLSPAGRPYLDSILHKNQRRVFGLLERPALPPALAVPTVTYKLFLAGRSGVGKTALVAWLGGTPAPAAHHETLGIEATTLFWPAKPRGSSRPVLFQLHLWDCGDGALRKFEHLLPACKEEADAALFLFSFTDRASFEELPALMGRVLGPGDRHLVRVVVGTKFDLAPHAAVTEGDVRAFEGTQGLRVLRAGGTAGTGGVRAGLARVAPVLDALVEELWRRDQVTAGITTGDTPT